In Vibrio sp. 10N, the following proteins share a genomic window:
- a CDS encoding ABC transporter permease subunit produces the protein MSNATWLSEIPQLDRKQLLEIRKTLDGAYRDFSREYGDTIESLFDPLLSFLIWFEKLLLSSPWWLIIGILVGLAYVASRSWKLSASVGIAFFVIGFFGMWDNTMRTMSIILVSTMLAIALGIPTGILMAQSKKARAIITPILDVMQTMPAFVYLIPVVMLLGIGKIPGVIAVVIYAIPPVIRLTDLGIRLVDKEVLEAATAYGASPTQRLFGVQVPLAMPNIMAGINQTIMMALAMVVIASMIGVKGLGQPVLKSITNQYFTLGLLNGLAIVALAIIFDRVSQSYAKRTQAHLGGRE, from the coding sequence ATGTCTAATGCCACGTGGTTGAGTGAAATACCTCAATTAGACCGCAAACAACTATTAGAAATAAGAAAAACCTTAGACGGTGCCTATCGAGATTTCTCTCGAGAATACGGCGACACCATCGAATCTCTATTCGACCCATTATTGAGCTTCTTGATTTGGTTTGAGAAGTTACTGCTTTCCAGCCCTTGGTGGCTAATTATCGGAATTCTGGTTGGTCTTGCTTATGTGGCGAGCCGATCTTGGAAACTCAGCGCCTCTGTCGGTATCGCTTTCTTTGTAATTGGCTTTTTCGGTATGTGGGACAATACGATGCGAACCATGAGCATCATTTTAGTCTCAACCATGCTCGCAATTGCCCTCGGGATACCCACCGGGATCCTCATGGCTCAGTCGAAAAAAGCCAGAGCCATCATTACCCCTATACTTGACGTAATGCAAACCATGCCGGCGTTTGTGTATTTGATTCCTGTGGTCATGCTCCTTGGTATCGGCAAAATTCCCGGTGTTATCGCGGTTGTGATTTACGCCATCCCGCCAGTCATCCGATTGACGGATTTAGGGATACGACTTGTCGACAAAGAAGTGCTAGAGGCGGCCACTGCATACGGTGCGAGCCCTACACAGCGCCTTTTTGGAGTTCAGGTGCCGCTGGCAATGCCTAACATCATGGCTGGTATCAACCAAACCATTATGATGGCGCTAGCGATGGTCGTGATTGCTTCGATGATCGGTGTAAAAGGCTTGGGACAACCGGTTCTAAAATCGATTACTAACCAATATTTCACGCTCGGTCTACTCAATGGCCTTGCTATCGTGGCGCTAGCCATTATTTTTGACCGTGTTTCACAAAGTTATGCAAAACGTACTCAAGCTCACTTAGGAGGTAGAGAATAA
- a CDS encoding quaternary amine ABC transporter ATP-binding protein, producing MSTTQPQPMVQIKNLYKIFGPKDKSYLQAVKDGESKDDLLARTGHTLGLKDINLDVYPGEIFVIMGLSGSGKSTLIRHFNRLIDPSEGEIIVDGSDVMKLSDKELRDFRRHKMSMVFQRFGLLPHKTVIDNVAYGLQIQGMSKTERFEKARDWIKTVGLEGYEAQYPSQLSGGQQQRVGLARALCTDAEILLMDEAFSALDPLIRSEMQDQLIELQEKLHKTIIFITHDLDEALRIGDRIAILRDGVVVQQDKPVDILLNPADDYVEAFVKDVNRARALTVETVMQPPVLRITAETLGEAISQMRKSSEDYGYVVNDDGYQGVITQETLDQVNKNDYHKEIPEDLLDDVPAVQSDALLEEVIPETLDSDHPLPVVDDNGDLQGHLSKSTLAEVLSDSATSEPSESNDSTVDERLSDKGAA from the coding sequence ATGTCCACTACTCAACCTCAGCCAATGGTTCAAATTAAGAATCTATATAAGATTTTTGGTCCTAAAGATAAGTCTTATCTCCAAGCTGTAAAGGATGGCGAATCAAAAGATGATCTTCTAGCGCGTACTGGCCATACCCTCGGTCTCAAGGACATCAACCTAGATGTCTATCCGGGAGAAATTTTTGTGATTATGGGTCTATCTGGCTCAGGAAAATCCACACTTATCCGACACTTCAATCGCCTCATTGACCCAAGTGAAGGGGAGATTATTGTTGATGGCTCCGATGTTATGAAACTCTCTGACAAAGAGTTACGTGATTTTAGGCGTCATAAGATGTCTATGGTATTTCAGCGCTTTGGCTTACTTCCACACAAAACCGTGATTGATAACGTTGCGTACGGATTGCAAATCCAAGGAATGAGTAAAACAGAGCGATTCGAAAAAGCCAGAGATTGGATCAAGACCGTTGGTCTAGAAGGTTATGAAGCGCAGTATCCTAGCCAGTTATCTGGCGGACAACAGCAACGTGTTGGACTTGCTCGCGCGCTGTGTACTGACGCCGAGATCTTGCTGATGGACGAAGCCTTCTCTGCTCTCGATCCCCTCATTCGTAGTGAAATGCAAGATCAGTTGATCGAGCTTCAAGAAAAGCTTCATAAAACCATCATTTTCATTACTCATGATTTGGATGAAGCACTTCGGATTGGTGATCGTATCGCCATCTTGAGAGACGGTGTCGTCGTCCAGCAAGACAAACCCGTTGATATCCTGCTTAATCCAGCAGATGATTACGTAGAAGCGTTTGTTAAAGATGTGAACCGAGCTCGAGCACTGACGGTTGAGACGGTTATGCAGCCTCCTGTGCTTCGTATCACAGCGGAAACACTGGGCGAAGCGATAAGCCAGATGCGAAAATCTTCCGAGGACTATGGATACGTTGTTAACGATGACGGTTACCAAGGTGTCATTACTCAAGAAACGTTAGATCAAGTGAACAAAAACGATTATCACAAAGAGATACCGGAAGATTTGTTAGATGACGTACCTGCCGTTCAAAGCGATGCACTGCTTGAAGAGGTGATCCCTGAGACGCTCGATAGTGATCACCCACTTCCTGTTGTCGATGATAACGGTGACCTTCAAGGCCATCTATCTAAGTCGACACTTGCAGAAGTACTAAGTGATAGCGCAACGAGTGAACCTTCAGAAAGCAATGACTCAACGGTCGATGAACGTTTATCTGATAAAGGCGCAGCGTAG